The following nucleotide sequence is from Pseudoalteromonas xiamenensis.
GACTAAGCAATTAGGCTTTTAGCAATAACGCCAATCGCTAACGTTAACGCGGTACTGAGTAATGTACCAAGCATCACGTATTCTGTAAGTCGCTTGTCTTTTGCCTGGGTTAAATCCCCAAAGCGGAATACAGACTTCGCCGCGAGAATGAATCCAACAGCAGCATAACTGTCCACCAATATAAACGTCAGTATTAAGAAACGTTCAAGAAAACCAATGTATTGCCCTGCATTTGGTAAACCATCGTCTAACGTATTTATCCAAGGCCATTTAGACAGACTTATCGAAATAAATACTGATGCAGGTGACGTAATAAGGAGATAGGCGATGAGGATGACCCAAGCTTTGGAAAAAGGTGATTGAGGCCAATTAGGCATGCTAAACCAGTCACTTTCACAGCTTATCCATGCACACACAATTATGATGGCTAGGTGCGCAGTTTGATCAAGTAAAAATGCAGCTATGGTTCCTTTGGAAAACGATTTTGCCACGTCGATGAAATAGTGTGAACTCGTAATTAATGCTGCACACATTACTGCGTTTGACCAATCTTCCCAACCAAGCGTGTAT
It contains:
- a CDS encoding DUF3307 domain-containing protein, which gives rise to MNEFYLLLLPLIFTHLVVDFYLQPFSWVLDRNRYHFQSKKLRIHACLHGLFSFITILCWEYTLGWEDWSNAVMCAALITSSHYFIDVAKSFSKGTIAAFLLDQTAHLAIIIVCAWISCESDWFSMPNWPQSPFSKAWVILIAYLLITSPASVFISISLSKWPWINTLDDGLPNAGQYIGFLERFLILTFILVDSYAAVGFILAAKSVFRFGDLTQAKDKRLTEYVMLGTLLSTALTLAIGVIAKSLIA